TGGCTTAGAAAAAGTGAGTTACCACCACTGTGACGTGAGAGATGAAAAACAAGTTGAACAAACTGTTTCCTTCACGTTGGAGAAATACGGAACCCTAGACATCATGTTCAGCAACGCTGGAATTCCAGGTCCTATGTCTAGCATACTAGAATTCGATTTGAACGAATTCGACAACACCATGGCTGTGAATATTCGAGGCGTGGCTGCAACTATCAAACATGCTGCACGTGTCATGGTGGATCGAAAAATCCGAGGATCGATAATATGTACAGCTAGTGTGGCTGCCACTGTGGCCGGTGGTGGTGGTCATGATTATGTTACATCCAAACACGGTCTTATAGGACTTGTACGTTCAACATGCAGTGAGCTTGGAGCTTATGGGATTAGAGTGAATGCTATTTCACCGTATTTGGTTGCAACACCTCTTGTATGTAGGACACTTGGTAAGGAGCAGGGTGAAGTTGAAGGTAATGCAAATGATTGTGGTAATTTGAAAGGAGTTACATTGAAGGGTAAGCATATTGCAGAAGCTGCTTTGTTTCTTGCTTCTGATGAATCTGCTTATATTAGTGGACACAATTTGGTGGTTGATGGTGGCTTTTCTGTTATTAATAATTCTTTTACTAGTATTATTGAAAAATAGATTTGTGATGTACTTACTGCCAAATTATCTTATCTTTGACAAAGTAATACTAGTGGGTATGGTGAGAGTGACCAGTTGCGTATTCAGGATGATATGTCTAAAGCATGTGCAATGCATGTGCTTGTGTTCCTTGATGTAACTCATAAGAATTGTCTAGGAGTTTGAAGGTTATCTATTCTATCACAAAAAATTAGATACTTACGTTCTACCAATCACAttccatcatttaattttatcctatttaaataattattaaatagaacttcctccgtctcataataagtgtctcatttgcattttttgcttgtctcaaattaattgttcatttacaattccaatgcatcaatcattattatttttccactattatacccctatttattaactttcacgttattcaactactattaataggggtattctagtaaatgacattaattttttactaaaaccaacacatccaatcattttcttaaaaatcgcgcattgctcaaataagacatttattatgagacggagggagtatatttttTTGGTTGTTTCCAAAACATTTTACAATAAGGGTAACTCTATCTAACTTTTTGTGTTGGGTAGATAAAAATTCACCTATCATATTAAATGTTCTCAAGTTTTTTATTCACTTCACATATTTCTTAGTCATGGTTGTtaaaatttagatttaaaatttaaattatatagtGTTCACATTCGGAGGTAAAATagttttatgtattttaattaatttaaattgtttagaaTAAAATTTGAtccgattttatttttatttttctcaaattttaaaaaacttattttacattttaacccataaaagatgaagatgaaaatatttattattgttaGAATAATAATACAAGCGTGAATAAGTGGAAATATAGTACTACATTAAATAGGAATGTGGTGATTTAAAAATACATAATTTATCAATTACTTTAAAGTTTTCTCTAGCAGATCCAACCGTAAAAAAGTTACTCCATCTGTcttataataagtgtctcatttgcattttttgcttgtctcaaattaattgttcatttacaattccaatgcatcaatcattattatttttccactattatacccctatttattaactttcacgttattcaactactattaataagagtattctagtaaatgacattattttttttactaaaaccaacacatccaatcattttcttaaaaaccgcgcattgctcaaataaaacatttattatgagacggagggagtacctATTAACACTTTTTGTTATCACCAATAAAGAAGGGGAAGTTACTAGGAGCATATAAAATTAAAGATTATACAGTTAAAGATTATAATCATTTATCTATCTAAAACTTTATTAAGCTAAATGAAAAGTGACTTTGCATAAATTTTCTTAGTTTTCATGTTTAACCAAGATGATAGATGGGAGGGGACACCATTTCACTCCCCTTGGGAGATTCAACTATGGAGAATGTCattgttttttcaatttttttttttaatttttcatataatttCATTGATCTTGTATACAACATGTTTATCATGACAGAATGACACGGCCAAAATATGTCTCAAAGTGTAGAATAAAACTATACCTCCTTATATATGCATTTTATATGAAGATATgaaacaaaattatatattatttaggattaaatatgtttgtgggcttcttaaatatttcaaatttttttagtcttctaattttattttatttaaattattcacATCTTTTGTCACTCCTGCAATTTAGCAACGGTTTTTACAATTTAGCGACAGAATTAGCGACGGTTTATTACTTAGCGATTGAATTAGCAATATTTTTAGATTATAAACCTTTAACGTCTAGACTTGTTCATCAGAACTAAAGTCTTCAAATCTTCAGAGCTTGTTTTCTTATAGACATCAGGACCACATAACTTCATAATCTTTGTTATTAGTTTGCTACTGTTCATCAGAACTAAAGTCTTCAAATCTTTAGAGCTTGTTTTCTTATAGACATCAGGACTACATAACTTTAGAATCTTTGTTAATCACAACTTGTGTAGCATGAAACATATCTCGGTAACTTCTGATATTTTTGGCCACGCCTTTTATCAGAAGGAAACCTTGTCTTTAGATGAGAAAACTTCTCCTGAGTTTCAGACTTGGTGGAGATGAAATGCCATTTCTTCTGGTCCTTCTGGAGTATCAGATTTTAACTTTTCGGAGCTTCTTCAGTTCTTCTTATCTACACCTTCATACGTCTTCTGAACATAATCAAGATAACTTTAACTTTCAAAAGTTTTGAAATCCTGAACAGTATTGGGTTTATCTAATTATGTGAGGCTTGAGATATATGACATGTCTTAGAATTCCTAATGAACTTGTTTAGAGTTCCTCGGATAATCATCAAACAAGCAAATATCAGAGGTaaacaagaaaatatcagaggTAAATGCATAtactattattaaataattttgcatcCTTTTATCAGGCTCAGATTATCAGAATCATTATCAAAAACATTATTatcatttctccccctttttgacatCATCAAAAAATTGAAAAGCATGTTAGAATATGATAGCAATGCAAACAGaataaagtccttaacaaatatTTCATTAACGATTAAAGGAATACATCAAATTAAAAGCAGATACATAGATTTAACATCATAAGACAGAACCTAGCTAAAACACAAATTCTCTTGAATACAATAGCTAAGGTTTTAATCATCAAAATCTTCAACCTCATCTACTCTATCACATCTTGTTTCAATCAGTGCATGTTCTGGTCCAATCTTCTTCACCATAGCCCAGATTCCTTTCCAGAATATTATCTCATATAATATCCTTCCGTAGGGAATGTAGGAATGCACCTGTGTTCTTCAGACTTCAATGGAGTGTTTCAGGTGTTTAAAAATGGTTTTAGGGAGATTTATCCTGAAGTGATAAGACAAAAGATAAATGAAGATTCTATCGTCTTGAGACAAAACACTTCTAGCCGATGCTCGAGGGCGGAGATTGGTAAGAGAGAATTTAAACCATGTTTGAGCGGATGGAAGCAGGAATCTAAACCATGTTTGAGCAGATGCAGGCAGATTTTCAGGATTGGTTGGTTCATACAGAATGGAACTGTCATGAAGAATTTTGAAAGTCTCTATTGTGCTCAATCTTGATTGATAGTCATCAATGGTGGCTCCAGATGAGACACACTTTATAACATCCTCAATAGATGAGACGGTGATGACAATGGGAAGTTTGTAAATTTCAGACCAAGATAATATTTCCATCATAACTTATTCTGGCGAACTTTCAAAATTCCTTTATTTAGCGATTGAATTAGCAACATTTTCTCATTGTCAAGATAAGATTGGGCAGTAGGTAAATCACGagtaaattgaaaaagaaatgaataAAGTTACAAAATATGATattaaatctattttttaataatattaggaAAAGAAGTATTAATCACGGAGAATCCACCATCAACAACCAAGTCATGTCCACTAATATAAGCAGATTCATCAGAAGCAAGAAACAAAGCAGCTTCTGCAATATGCTTACCCTTCAATGTAACTCCTTTCAAATTAGCAAAATCATTTCCCTTAGCTTCAAGTTCACCTTGTTCCTTACCAAGTGTCCTACATGAAAGAGGTGTGACAACCAAATAAGGTGAAATAGAATTAACTCTAATCCCATAAGCTCCAAGCTCACTACATGTTGAACGTACAAGTCCTATAAGACCATGTTTGGATGTAACATAATCATGACCACCACATCCGGCAACAGATGCAGCCACACTTGCATTACAGATTATCGATCCTCGGATTTTTCGATCCACCATGACACGTGCAGCATGCTTAATAGTTGCAGCCACACCTCGAATATTCACAGCCATGGTGTTGTCGAattcattcaaatcaaattctagtATGCTAGACATAGGACCTGGAACTCCAGCATTGCTGAACATAATGTCTAGGGTTCCGTATTTCTCCAAGGTGAAAGATATAGTTTGTTCAACTTGTTTTTCATCTCTCACATCACAGTGGTGGTAACTCACTTTTTCTAAGCCGATTGAAGTTACGAGTTGGTGACCTAATTCGTCGTTGATGTCTGCAATAACTACGAATGCTCCGTTTTCAACAAATGTCTTGACTGTGTCTTCTCCTATTCCGCTTGCTGCTCCTGTCACTATAGCAACCTTACCCTCCAACCTATGCATGTTGATGAGAAGTGAGAACAATAACAAAATAGAGTAAACTAGATAGAAAGATAATTTCAGAAATATATAGAGAGAGGCATATGTTAAAGATAGTACCATACCTTTGTTTTGACATTGGTGATTCGATGAGTTACCTTGCTTTGAGCCAAGGTtgttaaaatctcgatttaaaacCTAAACTCTATAGATTTCACGTTTTTAGGTCAGCATTTCGTGTTAAATCGCAGGTAAAAACCTTTTTATGTAAAATCGTATTCTGGAACGATTTTACGTGatttaaatctttctaaaatcggtgaaatcgtgtaaaatcatgtaaaatcgttggattttactctttgacctgattttactttttttttgtcaaagttaaaaatcacatGTTATATTTTGCCCCATAAATTTTCTCTatggatttttaattttattcacattcat
The Vicia villosa cultivar HV-30 ecotype Madison, WI linkage group LG6, Vvil1.0, whole genome shotgun sequence genome window above contains:
- the LOC131612731 gene encoding short-chain dehydrogenase reductase 3b-like → MSKQRLEGKVAIVTGGASGIGEDTVKTFVKNGAFVVIADINDELGHQVATSIGLEKVSYHHCDVRDEKQVEQTVSFTLEKYGTLDIMFSNAGIPGPMSSILEFDLNEFDNTMAVNIRGVAATIKHAARVMVDRKIRGSIICTASVAATVAGGGGHDYVTSKHGLIGLVRSTCSELGAYGIRVNAISPYLVATPLVCRTLGKEQGEVEGNANDCGNLKGVTLKGKHIAEAALFLASDESAYISGHNLVVDGGFSVINNSFTSIIEK
- the LOC131612733 gene encoding short-chain dehydrogenase reductase 3b-like — encoded protein: MHRLEGKVAIVTGAASGIGEDTVKTFVENGAFVVIADINDELGHQLVTSIGLEKVSYHHCDVRDEKQVEQTISFTLEKYGTLDIMFSNAGVPGPMSSILEFDLNEFDNTMAVNIRGVAATIKHAARVMVDRKIRGSIICNASVAASVAGCGGHDYVTSKHGLIGLVRSTCSELGAYGIRVNSISPYLVVTPLSCRTLGKEQGELEAKGNDFANLKGVTLKGKHIAEAALFLASDESAYISGHDLVVDGGFSVINTSFPNIIKK